AGTTTTTCTGCGGCCCAGAGGGGAGAACGTCTGGAATTTGAGTAGCCTACGGCATAATTATCATTGCAAAGAATTTCGCCTGCCGTTGGAAACTCCCCTGCTGCAGCAAAACGAGGGCATTGCGCAAACGCTTTTTGAGGTGAGAGGGTAAGATAGAAAAAAGCTGGAAGAAAAAATGAAAAGCATTTGAGGATATCAAAGTGTGATTTTTTTTTCAGCATTCTTTTGCTCAAACGAGATAAGGAAGAAAAAATTCTTTTTTAAAAAATTTAGGGCGTGTATTCAATAGAATATATAAGAATATATATTTTTGGGTTAGATAAACTTTTCCATATTTAACGTGTCTTCTTATTTCAAATTTGGAGTAATAAATGTCAAAAGTAGCCATTGTCCTATTCGTAAAAAATGAAATTACAGATATTTCATTTTGGATTGCATGGCATTTCCACTGCGGTTTCGACAGTCTCATTATCTATGATGATTACTCAACAGACGGCACGTGGGAGCTTTTGTCCGAAGCTTCTCAAGTCTTAGATATTCGCCTTCACCGCGCTGTAAAAGCAGACCAATTCAACCATCGTCAAAATTTCAGCTATATGAACGCTCTTGAAAAATATCGTAAAGAGTTTGACTGGCTCTTATATCTAGATTCAGATGAATATCTTGATATTCGTAACGGTGAAAATGTTCATGATTTTTTAGAACGTTACCCCCGTGCAAATGCCATTGCACTCAGCTGGTGCTGTTATGGTAGTAATTGCCATGCGGTTCGGCCACCATCATCAAATGTTTTTCGTAACTATCCCATGCACTCGAATCAAGATTTTGAATACAATTATATTGTCAAAAGCTTTATTCGCCCTAAGGAGACCGAAACGAAATATATTAATCCTCACCGTTTTGAGGTTAAGGGACACTATGTCACCGTTGATCATAAAGAAATTCAATGGCAAAAAATACATCCTGAATGCACAGAGACACTGGCACAGTGGGAAACAGCACGTATTAACCATTATGTAATTCGAAGCATGGCACACTTCGTTCAAAAAGTAGAACGCAGAGTTGATATTAGAGAATCAAGATCGGGTATGCATCTTTTTAATTTCTACGATCAAAATCATCATTACGATACAATTTCAGCTTCTCGCTATGATGGAATGATGCCTTATCTCTATGCAATTCAAAATCGTGTAAACCAAAAATATTTATCTCTGATGATTGCAACTTGTGGACGAGGTTTGAATGGTGAAATAAAAGACTGGCCAACTTATCTTGAAATGAGCTTTAGCACCTACACCCTTCGTACCGCTCATGGCACTTCCTTATTTGCCCATCCAAAAACAGGACGCATTAAACACGCTAACACCGAAGAGGTTGCAAAAGAAAATTTAGTTCCAGTCATTGCGCTTATTTCATCAAAATGGCCTGAAAAAGTCTTTTTGACAACCGAAAAATATGACCTACCATTATTTGCGTCTGAAGACCCACGAGTTTCAACTATTTTGTCTTTTCAGTTAGTGCAACATGGTAAAAGGTTCTCACTGCACAATCCCATCACAGGGTTAATAGCCTGCGCCCTAAATGCCGAAGAGAATGGGGTTAACTTAGAATTTTCACGCTGGCGTGTTTTGGAATGGGAACTCTTCGAAGCAACTCCTTCCTCTCTAAAAAAACTGGAAGCACTACAAATGTTACCCTCTCTCTTTTCCCATTTTTTAGATGTTTCAAAGTTAAAAATGATTGATAAAAAAAAGACGGCAGATCTATTTACAGGGATCTTTCAACTCCTAACACCGGAACAACAAAACTACTGGAAGGCCCGTAACCAAGTCCCTGATTATCCTTGGCTTCACCGTACCGCACTACTCAGCGTATAGATTGTATAAAAACAAACTCAGAAACTGATTCCCTATATTCCACTTTCGAACAAAAATTTAAGTCTTTCTATTCTTTATAGAAAAAAAGAGATAAATTATCAGTATGAGATAATTAAGGTTATCTTCGATGAGCAAATACCATACCCCCAAAGAAAATAGACAAACAATTCCTGATCCTACAGCTCATGTACAAAATATTTCTATGAATTTTTAATCAGAATCTTTTTTATTTTAATCTTATTTTTCTCTGGAATGAAGCGCCTCCTTGTATCTTACAGGCAGAACACTCATATTTTTACAGAGTTTTTATAAAAGCTGGTAAAGAGAGGCTAAAATGAGCGATAAGTGGATGATCTATGGTGCAAACGGCTATACAGGCAGACTTATTGCTGAATTAGCCGAAAAGATAGGGATGACGCCTGTCCTTGCCGGACGCAATAAAGAGGCTTTAGCCAAGCTTGCGACAAAGCTGGACTTTGAATACCGTATTTTTACATTGGATAATCCTTCAGAAATTTTGAATTCATTGCAGGATATTGATGTTATTCTTAATTGCGCAGGGCCCTTTCACATAACATGCGCTGAAATTGTAGAAGTCTGCCGTCAGACAAAAACGCATTATGTTGATATTACGGGAGAGGGTGCTGTCTTTGAGATTGCAAAGGCAGGACATGAGATGAATGTGGCAGCTGGGATTGTTGTTTGTCCCGGGGTTGGGTTTGATGTCGTGCCCACAGATTGTCTCGCCGCAAGTTTAAAAGAAAGAATGCCGAATGCTGTAAGTCTTTCCTTAGGATTTCAGACAGAAATGAAACCCTCCCGGGGGACTTTATTGACGATGTTGGATGACCTCGGAAAAGGCACTTTGGTACGCCGTGATGGACATTTACAGCGTGTTCCCTTTGGAAAAATCCAACGTGCCGTTAATTTCGGGAAAGACCCTACGAATGCGGTCTCTATCCCTTGGGGAGATGTCGTGACGGCGTATTATACGACTTCTATTCCCAATATTACAGTTTTTGTGCCGATGCCTCCGGGCAGAATAAAATTTATGGCATGGCTTGAGAGGCGTAATAATTTGTTACGTCGAACAGGGATCAAAAGGCTGATTTTAAATTATGTTAAGCGCCGTGTTAATGGACCTACGCTCGAGGAGCGGGGAAAAAATCCGGCCCATGTTTGGGGAGAGGCAAAAGACGCACAGGGCAATATTCTGATAGGCCGTTTAGAAACGTTAAATCCCTATACTTTGACACTCTGTTCGGCGTTGATGGCTGTTCGTTTTCTCTTAAAGTATAATGGGAAAGGAGGCTATTTTACGCCAGCTCAACTGATGGGGAGTCAGTGCGTTGAAGAACTGCCAGGTGTTAAACCAATGGTCTTTAAAAAAATAGAGACTTTGGGCGTTTAAGCCTAAATTTTGGTATAAAAAAAGAGGAAGCTTAGCTTCCTCTTTCTTATGCTTTTACTAAAGGATTTAACCTTTATAAGCTGAGAGAGATTCATTGATGCGTTTAAGAATAAGACCACGATCGTGGGGTCTTAAACGCGCAAGTTCACGTTGCTCTCTTGTCACAGGCGCTTCTCCTGCGGCAAGAGCTTCAATATCTGCTTTCATTTGAAGTTGGTCCGCACGTAGATCCGCTTTGCTTGGCATTTTAGGGTGGGCTGGTTTCCCATTTTTGTCCAAACGAACAGGACCAGGAGCGAGAACAATTCCTGTTCTTCCTAATTCAGGAGCGCCTAAATCATCAGCTGGTTCTTCTGCAGGAGCTGCAGATTTATCCGCAGTGGAGAGAGTAGATTGTGTCGCAGGCGCAGCAATAACCTCTCCGGCCGTTAAAAATGTTGCCGAAGAGGCCGCAAATAAAACGGATGCAAGTAAGAATTTGTTCATAATTTCTTCCTTAAAAATGAAGCAAGGACAGATCTTTAGTTTGTGACAAACTTATCTTATTTACCTTGTTCAGCTGGTGCTGGTGCAGCAGGGGCTGGCTGATTTGCGTTTTCTGCTTTTTGATCAGCTGTTGTTGCAGCTTGGTCGCTGGCAGCAGCAGCCATTGCTTTGGAAGCATCAGCAGCAGCTTCAGATTTTGCAGAGTTGGTTGCGGCTTGCTCGTCATTTGCAACAGCTTGAGCAGGTGCGCCAGCGGCTTTTTCGGCTTCAGCAGCAGCATTTTCAGCATTTGCAGCTGTTTGTTCAGCATTTGCAGCAGCCTGTTCTGGTGTGGCAGGGGCTGTTGCAGCAGCTTGATCTTGCTGATCAGCAGGGCCTTTGTCGCAAGCGCTTAAAAAAGTTGCAGAAGAGGCAGCAAATAGGATGGATGCAAGTAGAAACTTGTTCATAATATCTTCCTTTGTTTTAACAATAATGGAGCTATGATAGATTTTGAGAGTATTATAACCCCAAAATCTTCAAAAGGTATAGACACTCGAACACTATATAGAATGTCAGACGAATGTACACACAGGAATATATTCATTTTATGGCATATTTAGACTAAAGTCTTGAATTATTGCTGGTCGTGTTGGAATAAATACAGATTTTATGG
The genomic region above belongs to Acetobacteraceae bacterium and contains:
- a CDS encoding glycosyltransferase; the encoded protein is MSKVAIVLFVKNEITDISFWIAWHFHCGFDSLIIYDDYSTDGTWELLSEASQVLDIRLHRAVKADQFNHRQNFSYMNALEKYRKEFDWLLYLDSDEYLDIRNGENVHDFLERYPRANAIALSWCCYGSNCHAVRPPSSNVFRNYPMHSNQDFEYNYIVKSFIRPKETETKYINPHRFEVKGHYVTVDHKEIQWQKIHPECTETLAQWETARINHYVIRSMAHFVQKVERRVDIRESRSGMHLFNFYDQNHHYDTISASRYDGMMPYLYAIQNRVNQKYLSLMIATCGRGLNGEIKDWPTYLEMSFSTYTLRTAHGTSLFAHPKTGRIKHANTEEVAKENLVPVIALISSKWPEKVFLTTEKYDLPLFASEDPRVSTILSFQLVQHGKRFSLHNPITGLIACALNAEENGVNLEFSRWRVLEWELFEATPSSLKKLEALQMLPSLFSHFLDVSKLKMIDKKKTADLFTGIFQLLTPEQQNYWKARNQVPDYPWLHRTALLSV